Part of the Vitis vinifera cultivar Pinot Noir 40024 chromosome 13, ASM3070453v1 genome is shown below.
ACTTGATTGCCTCTACTGAGCTTATGCTTTTGTAATTgttcatttatatttaattaattgttcTTCATTGTCGTTCTCTTGTTGTGATCTTAGTGCTATGAGACATTCCCTAGCTTTTGGGAGTAGCAGGATAAGAATGGTAGTACTATTATTAGAGATAAATATATTCTAGACATAGGtgcatataaattttattggtGTCTTGTGCTGTTACTttgatttgatatatatattttttactgcttgtttttttaaatctataccATCCTTTAGGAAATACTTGATTTCATACCATTTATTGAGCATAACAATTATAAGTCCATGCATGTATGCAAAGATCACCTATGATTGTTGTTCATCCTGCATCTCTCTCCATTTATGCATCTAATCTCATCTAATTCTTCTAAACCTCTAGGCCATTTTCCCCACAAAGTTCATGGTCCTCACTCCATTACAAAAATGATCCTTTACCTCCccaccattttttatttattttttttggcttttctaTGGTAATCATAGAATGCCTAAAAAATTTGTTCATACCATCTGTTATAGTAGGAGCAGAAATGCGCTGATTCAGCAACATGATTAGCTTCAAATTTCATGTCCCACTGATTCAGCGACACGAAGCGTAACCTAAAAGATAAGTATAACAATGCATCTGCTTTCTCATCTTCCAAATCTCCTAATGCTGCTACCTTCTTATGTAACTGCTTCTGTAATTGTTTGAGGAAAAAATGCTTGTAATTGAATGTTAAATGCCCAACATTATGAATTCTGTAAGAGTTATTTCTTGTGTTCCCTTTGTCATTGGAGCTATAGGATCAGTGAATTACCATCTGTGTCGTTTTTGTGCACAAATAGGATTGGTGAATTACCATCTGCATCAATTATGTGGAACACATTTACACTAATCTAAAACTTGGGCAGCTTACTTGAAGCTTTTATGAAGGTTTCTTGTCTTAGCCCAAACTTGAggttcatcccatataaactggTTGCATGTGTTAATTTGAGCATTCTAAATTTGTTGAGTTAGACTGACTAACAACCCTGTTGTATTTTTTATGTTCCCGCTGGAGGGTTCacaacatgttttttatttgaagatttaCATAATTCATAACTGCAGTATTCTTGTTGATTTTTGGGACTTTAGCCTTTCAGCTAATCTAATCCATTGTAGCCACCTAAATACAAATTCCTTGTGCTCCAATTTCAATGTGCAGCACATTCAAGAAGAAGGCTCCAAAGGCCATAAAGGAAATCAGGAAGTTTGCCCAGAAGGCTATGGGAACAACCGATGTCAGAGTCGATGTTAAGCTAAACAAGCACATCTGGAGCCGTGGGATCCGAAGTGTTCCAAGGAGAATCCGTGTCCGCAttgcaagaaaaagaaatgacgaAGAAGATGCCAAGGAGGAGCTTTTCTCGCTGGTCACCGTTGCAGAGGTCCCACCAGAGGGATTGAAGGGCTTGGAAACTAAGATCATCGATGATGAGGATTGAACCAACCATGCCTCCCTGCCTTAATTAGGTACTCCAGTTTTGGGTTTTATGTTTTTCCGATCTTAATTCAGAAAATGTTTTTGGTTGGTTTTGGATTCTCTGTGGAATTTCTCCCTAATTAGAGTTGTTTATCCCATTTATGCATTCAGTTTGTGTTAGAAACATGTGTGAACTGAATTTTATTTACATCCCTTGCGGCTATAGCTTTGAACATGATCCTCATTCTGATTGTTCATCTGATATGAGAACATGATTTTGTTCTTTGAATTTATACAGCAGGTGGCCAGCTTGATGGCTGGACTTGGCAAACATATGATCAGGCCATTAAATTaccatttgatggttttaggagctTCAAATGCATTTTCTAATCGAGGTGGccttttttttgtgttttaaatctaaatagacattaatttaacttaaaatccaaACAGAACTTAacagtattaagtattaaggttttatttggttatattttttgttgtctGTTTCAATTTCTATATAGAAAGTAGACTATTTTATACAAACATTATTGCcttcaaattgtttttaaatatttaaaatttgagttagtaatttttttagtatttttttttcctaaatgcTCTTCTTCGTCCAGATTTTCAATATTCTCGAATTTtgtggaataatttttttttaaaacaaatcgAAATTAAAATAGGATCACAAAAGGGGTGAATTTCACAATCAACCCGATGGTCATTTtgaaatacaaatttaattttacaatcCAAATTTTGGGGAACCATGAAGAgttcatatataaattttccatctttaaaataattagttgctaattttgaagttttaaatattaaaacaatttttttgcttataaaaacaaaaaattgtttttaaaaatttataatattgttttatggttttctaaaaacaatttttataaaataagtagaTATTGTTTTAAtcgattttttaaaataaaaggaaacataaaaataaaaaacaaacaacccattaaaaaataattaatttgaacaTCATATCATCccatttattttttcacaatttgatattatatcgaaaattttcaaatatgatatttcttttaattataattatttttctaaatcttattttattttttattttttaaaatatattaaacacctttatttttataaaataatagaaaattattttttgttatttaacttaaattttttttactatttttaataacaagttttacaaaatataaccAAACAAatccttaattttattaattaagtgAAGATTTAAGAGCtctatttgataaatttttgaaagaaaagagttttttcaaaatttgtttttaatttggcAACAATTGAAAACATAGAAGATACTTTTTAagtttttacattaaaaaaaaaaatcatattttatatttgagttttcaaatacaattttattaataattattattttaagaaatgttgttaaaagtgatgtttatttttttttagagtcgAGTCCCAATTTTACTTAGAGGAAAAAATTTGGAGAATATGTAACATGAACACGCGTCAACATATGGTTGGCTGTTCGTAAGGGAATTTTACTGCCCGCCAAAcactataattttaaaagaaaaatgcacCACAGTCCCGCGTTGTACGATTGAAGGAGGTGAAATTACCGTAAAGCCAAGCTTCCACGCGAAGCTTTTCAGAGAAGCTTATTAGCCAAGGGCCCAAGAGGCAGCGTTCTTTGGGCGTTTCTGTCATTGATCGCTCACATTTTCTTCGTGCTCATACCTTTCTCACAGCAATCGCAGTGTTTCTGTTGCGATCTCTGTGAGCTTTCAGTTTCTAGAAATCTGTTTGGCTGTAGAGAAAAGGCGGGAAAGTTAAAGAAGCTGGAGTTGTTTTACTCGCtgggttttttttgtttggaagcGGAGAAAATGCAATCCTGAAGTCGACTGGACTCGATACAACTAATTGGCTTAGCTgaggtgagtttttttttttccttagtttgGGGAAACCGAAACAACATAATTCCTGAGATTTGGAATGctcttttctcagcaaccaaacggagtGTTGATTTGCTTCTGTGATTGCTTGGTTTCGAAGAAAGGTAAGTTAGTTAAATGCTTACACGAAATTGTGATATTAATATTTAGTTTCGATTTGCTTTTAATTGAAAGGCTCATTTCCTCTGCAATCCTGAAATCGTGTAGCGCGTTGGATAATCATTTAGGTAGAATCATGAAAGAAAGCGATCTGAGTACGTAGGGAAAATGGCATTGCAGATAACATGATTTGACCATGTGAATTTGGTTGCGATTTTTTTCTTAGCATCAGTGTTCTGTTGTTTCCTATTTTGAATTTGTATTGTGccaaaaaaattggggatttcagtTAGTTTAACTATTGTAATGATGTTATTATGAGTTTTTGGAGAGTTAAGATTAGTTGTGAAATTAGAGAAATAATGTAGGACTATGTTCTTGAGCGGCAACCATACTAGGCCTACGTATTCTGAAACTAGTCTTGTGCTATGAAGATATGAATAGAAGTGGGGTCAGGCATAATTTTGATGGTTAAGCGGACTATTGAGTTGGCTTAAGAAAAATGCTTTGAAAACAAATAATGTCTTAAAAACCtgttaaaatgaaaacaaactGAACATGATAGTCATTTTTGCTTTGAAttgaaagttaaaaatgatgatttacaAGTATGTATTCGAGGTGGATTGCTTGTATACATTTCTCTCTGATTGGGCTTTTATGTACTATAGAACATATCTATTTTTCTGAAGAAAAAACTTGAAAACTATGAAATTGGTAATAAGTACTTGAAGGACTATAGGAGATAAATCATATTGTTGATGAACTTAAGGGACTAAAGAGGATGAACTTATCGAACATTGCTTATCATTTCTGTTTTAGATTTGTGAAAATAAGGACTTCTGCAGACACTTTCTTGCTTGAGGTTCTAGTGGGGACTTCCAAATTTTTGGGATTGTTCTCCAAGTTCCTAACAGAACTTTTATTAGtggtaataaatatttattaccaCTTAGCCATCCTAAGTATTTGCACCAACTGCATCTATTTTCTTCAGAATAAGATTAATATATTGGGTGCTACTGACCACTATCTAATCTCATATGGGTCACATTCTTTGATATTTCTAGAGATGGAGTGGAACATTGAGAACTCCCCTGATCGTGGCCTTCCCACTAATAGCGGTGATATAAAGTATCTCTCTGGGCTTAGCACTATATTGGTTGCCACCATTCAAGAGGCAAAGGACAGGATTTCACAAGTAGAATATATTTTCTGCACCCAGCTCTTTCCAAATATCCAGTCGAAATTTAAGATT
Proteins encoded:
- the LOC100855296 gene encoding large ribosomal subunit protein eL31 encodes the protein MVEKSNKARKEEIVTREYTINLHKRLHGCTFKKKAPKAIKEIRKFAQKAMGTTDVRVDVKLNKHIWSRGIRSVPRRIRVRIARKRNDEEDAKEELFSLVTVAEVPPEGLKGLETKIIDDED